Proteins encoded in a region of the Carassius auratus strain Wakin unplaced genomic scaffold, ASM336829v1 scaf_tig00029710, whole genome shotgun sequence genome:
- the LOC113079876 gene encoding C-C motif chemokine 8-like, with amino-acid sequence MEQCRILRFTQFFCITVAQEIKVKESCCTQVSRAKLTDPILNIRLQHESLPCVRAVIFETERGEFCIDPRQRWVKEKVKQFFRSQRNKP; translated from the exons ATGGAACAATGCAGAATATTGAGGTTTACCCAGTTCTTTTGTATTACTGTAGCTCAAGAAATTAAAGTGAAGGAATCATGCTGCACTCAAGTCTCCAGAGCCAAGCTGACCGATCCCATCCTCAATATCAGGCTGCAACATGAAAGTCTTCCATGTGTGAGGGCCGTCAT CTTTGAAACAGAGCGGGGAGAATTCTGCATTGACCCAAGACAACGATGGGTCAAGGAGAAAGTTAAGCAGTTTTT